Proteins from one Neodiprion fabricii isolate iyNeoFabr1 chromosome 5, iyNeoFabr1.1, whole genome shotgun sequence genomic window:
- the LOC124183894 gene encoding protein MON2 homolog isoform X1 produces the protein MMVNTAVGGGQENVAKFLESLQSDLKVLSSETKKKYPQIRESCEEGISKLRTAANSPGTPIYYIVNQILYPLVQGCESRDVKIIKFCLGMMQRLITQQAVDTKGARYITDALWMLMESGTEEVKILQSVTLLLTSNTVVHGETLARNLVLCFRLHFTKDSTTINTAGATVRQLVSLVFERVVVEDEEFAGRAEPEDVNLEELKIPTNQAPKGLRPCAADAYLMFQDLVQLVNADQPYWLIGITEMTRTFGLELLESVLTNFSSVFFKHPEFSFLLKERVCALVIKLFSPNIKYRNSVPASVQQATPLDKPYFPISMRLLRVVSILVQKYHCLLVTECEIFLSLIVKFLDPDKPAWQRALALEVLHKMTVQADLLTSFCECYDLKPHATNIFQDIVNSLGAYVQSLFVNPQMMGQAGGGTGVPVAQGQPPALLAGMPVGPGVSPQPGFYSRGIWLPVVATFTSGQAKSTYLEMLDKIEPPQIPDGYGISIAYACLLDIIRSVALAIEGPREEGREQNRYKPTEIERKLHTQLIISSWCGLLAALSPLVDASSTDESASENVLKAIQTFASLCGSLDLQTPRDAFITAICKASLPPHYALTVLYSAPQGIPSARPQDPVQYNPANISEPDYRQQVVAVGTPLPTASLPIGAQQGPVMLTAKNLQCMRALLSLAHCHGSILGSAWHLVLTTLQHLVWILGLKPSTGGSLKAGRTTADSNAVITTAVMADLPVLSAMLSRLFESSQYLDDVALHHLIDALCKLSHEAMELAYSNREPSLFAVAKLLETGLVNLPRVEVLWRPLTNHLLEVCQHPHIRMREWGVEAITYLVKAALQHKYPQPLRDNQKLQTLLLGPLSELSSVRHGDVRQRQLECVLQVLHGAGETLSHGWPLVLGIIGAVSNHHGEALVRIAFQCLQLVVTDFLPVMPWRCLPLCVDTAAKFGSQTQELNISLTAVGLMWNISDYFYQNQEKLCSSLQGDATSVFPDFPGTTNMPPFDKLWMCLYARLGDLCVDSRPAVRKSASQTLFSTISAHGGLLHQPTWQAVLWQVLFPLLDKVRSLSSSASSEKVDTSGNILIHHSRNTAQKQWAETQVLTLSGVARVFNTKRQLLQLLGDFPRAWSLLLEFIENSALSKNNEVSLAALKSFQEILYLQKGGDSEEAGRSSDSEALWLVAWRVWLSIGMESTTPPREGDTEPYVPSQAFLTALVHIFPAVFQHIRNKFTGTDLQKLCIVLKNAVAVPVHGESTPYILPTLPDIVLTQLQDGVLHSMELLQKEVLNGTDNLRMMIGSIFLQLLSFSKLACQAPTYGKIPTKHISQVRGVSADWVTMNYVPFGEKALSMVVSLYQKTAHEESVVDGKVLEHIIEALHVPLSMKYNCPSPTTWKLAVTSLLAVLHTGLPLARTYPEQFSSMWTELADTLDDFLFPKSVITTERGAEEVQADEAVDCQVMELLRDEVLPHSQHVPHQFILRVVMLLNKGSIHSATTTSIENSNEIKLREEFAKTCFETLLQFSLLDGLSNEIETTTTEASESDEGGVAGRLAVTALLHRFQEVLRRYIEDERRSGKCPLPRYRLSEISFVLKAVATLVVSLKKAPANKVDRSVWEQLIGLYPYLVECTVATASGQVSRSLREALLQYHDLLRSPTSSLPTSNGV, from the exons ATGATGGTAAATACAGCCGTCGGAGGCGGCCAGGAAAACGTTGCCAAATTCCTTGAGTCTTTGCAATCTGATTTAAAGGTTCTGTCATCggaaactaaaaaaaagtatccaCAGATTAGAGAG TCCTGCGAAGAAGGAATATCTAAGTTACGGACAGCTGCCAATAGTCCTGGAACACCGATATACTACATTGTCAATCAAATATTATATCCTTTGGTACAAGGATGCGAAAGTCGAGATGTAAAGATTATAAAG ttttgCTTAGGCATGATGCAAAGGCTCATAACACAGCAAGCGGTGGACACAAAAGGAGCCCGATACATTACAGATGCTCTATGGATGCTGATGGAATCTGGTACAGAGGAagtgaaaattcttcaaagtGTTACCCTGCTACTAACGAGTAACACTGTCGTTCACGGAGAGACTCTGGCCAGG aatttagTTCTCTGTTTTCGGCTTCATTTTACTAAAGATTCCACAACGATTAATACTGCCGGAGCGACTGTGAGGCAATTAGTATCGCTTGTATTTGAGCGTGTAGTAGTTGAAGATGAAGAGTTTGCCGGCCGTGCCGAACCAGAGGATGTTAATTtagaagaattaaaaatacctACAAATCAAGCACCCAAAGGTCTAAGACCATGCGCAGCAGATGCCTACCTCATGTTCCAG GACTTAGTACAGTTGGTAAATGCTGATCAACCTTATTGGCTGATAGGGATAACGGAAATGACCAGAACTTTTGGTCTGGAACTTCTAGAGTCTGTTTTAACAAACTTTTCATCAGTATTCTTCAAG CATCCAGAGTTCAGTTTCCTACTGAAAGAACGAGTATGTGCCTTGGTAATAAAACTGTTCTCCCCAAACATCAAATATCGGAACTCTGTGCCAGCATCGGTACAGCAAGCAACTCCACTGGACAAGCCATATTTTCCGATCAGCATGAGACTACTCCGAGTTGTTTCGATATTAGTTCAAAAATACCATTGTCTTTTG GTAACTGAATGTGAGATATTTTTGTCTCTGATCGTTAAATTCCTGGATCCTGACAAGCCTGCGTGGCAGCGTGCCTTGGCATTGGAAGTATTACACAAAATGACTGTTCAAGCCGATCTGCTAACAAGCTTTTGCGAATGCTACGACCTAAAACCTCACGCAACAAACATATTTCAAGACATAGTTAACAGTCTGGGAGCTTACGTGCAAAGTCTGTTCGTAAATCCCCAAATGATGGGACAAGCTGGAGGAG GTACTGGAGTACCTGTTGCTCAAGGACAACCACCTGCATTATTGGCTGGAATGCCTGTCGGTCCTGGCGTATCTCCACAGCCTGGTTTCTATTCTCGAGGGATATGGTTGCCTGTTGTTGCCACTTTCACCAGTGGTCAAGCTAAATCAACGTA TTTAGAAATGCTGGACAAGATTGAACCGCCCCAAATACCTGATGGCTATGGAATCAGCATTGCTTACGCTTGTTTGTTGGACATCATTCGGTCTGTGGCACTAGCTATCGAGGGTCCCCGTGAGGAAGGGAGAGAACAGAACCGCTATAAACCAACAGAAATTGAGCGCAAGTTGCACACTCAATTAATTATCTCGAGTTGGTGTGGTTTACTCGCAGCTCTCAGTCCATTGGTCGATGCCAG caGTACCGACGAGTCAGCCTCTGAAAATGTCCTTAAAGCCATACAGACTTTTGCCTCGCTCTGTGGCTCCCTTGATCTACAGACACCGAGGGATGCTTTCATTACGGCAATTTGCAAGGCCTCTTTACCACCCCATTATGCTTTGACTGTATTATACAGCGCTCCACAAGGAATACCGAGTGCCAGACCTCAGGATCCTGTACAATATAATCCGGCTAATATCAGCGAACCTGACTACAGGCAGCAAGTCGTAGCTGTTGGTACTCCGTTGCCGACTGCGTCGCTACCGATTG GGGCTCAGCAAGGACCAGTTATGCTGACGGCAAAAAATCTGCAGTGTATGCGGGCGCTACTGTCACTTGCTCACTGTCACGGCAGCATCCTGGGCAGTGCCTGGCATCTTGTGTTAACAACTTTGCAGCACCTTGTTTGGATCTTGGGTCTTAAGCCATCCACAGGAGGGTCTTTGAAGGCTGGTAGAACTACCGCTGATTCAAACGCAGTTATAACTACTGCTGTGATGGCGGATTTGCCTGTTCTTAGCGCTATGCTTAGTAGGCTTTTTGAGAGCAGTCAGTATCTTGATGACGTTGCATTACATCACTTAATCGATGCTTTATGCAAATTGAGCCACGAGGCTATGGAGCTGGCTTATTCTAATAGG GAACCGTCATTGTTCGCTGTAGCAAAACTGCTAGAAACTGGGCTTGTCAATTTACCACGTGTAGAGGTTCTTTGGAGGCCATTGACCAACCATCTTTTGGAAGTGTGTCAACATCCACACATTAGAATGCGAGAATGGGGAGTCGAGGCAATAACGTACCTCGTCAAAGCTGCCCTTCAACATAAATACCCCCAGCCACTCCGGGATAATCAG AAATTACAAACTCTGTTACTGGGACCATTGTCCGAGTTGTCATCGGTGCGTCACGGAGATGTGAGGCAGCGCCAGTTGGAATGTGTTCTACAAGTTTTACACGGAGCTGGAGAAACTTTGTCCCATGGATGGCCCTTAGTTCTTGGTATTATAGGAGCTGTTTCCAATCATCATGG GGAAGCTCTGGTTCGCATAGCTTTTCAATGCCTACAATTGGTGGTGACGGATTTTTTACCTGTAATGCCATGGAGATGCCTTCCGCTGTGCGTCGATACTGCTGCTAAATTTGGTTCGCAAACTCAGGAACTGAACATTTCCCTCACTGCAGTGGGACTCATG TGGAACATCAGCGATTACTTCTAccaaaatcaagaaaaattgTGCAGCTCTTTACAAGGCGATGCTACTTCCGTCTTTCCCGATTTTCCTGGTACCACAAATATGCCACCGTTTGACAAACTATGGATGTGTCTCTACGCGAGACTAG GAGATTTGTGCGTGGATTCAAGGCCTGCAGTTCGAAAATCTGCAAGccaaacattattttcaacaatatctGCGCACGGAGGATTGCTTCATCAACCAACCTGGCAAGCGGTGCTTTGGCAGGTGTTGTTCCCTTTGCTGGATAAAGTTAGAAGTTTATCCAGTTCTGCAAGTAGTGAAAAGGTCGATACCAGTGGAAATATTCTTATCCATCACAGCCGTAATACTGCTCAAAAGCAGTGGGCTGAAACCCAG GTCTTAACACTGAGCGGAGTGGCTCGAGTCTTCAACACAAAAAGGCAGCTGTTACAATTATTGGGAGACTTTCCGCGGGCATGGTCTCTGCTCTTAGAATTCATTGAAAACTCTGCATTgagtaaaaataacgaa GTCTCACTGGCAGCTCTAAAGTCTTTCCAAGAAATACTTTATCTTCAAAAAGGTGGAGATAGTGAGGAAGCTGGTCGATCTAGTGATTCGGAAGCATTGTGGTTGGTTGCATGGCGAGTTTGGCTTAGCATCGGTATGGAAAGTACGACACCACCGAGAGAAGGAGACACTGAACCCTACGTACCTTCGCAAGCCTTTTTGACGGCATTGGTTCATATTTTTCCAGCAGTATTTCAGCACATTAGAAATAA GTTTACGGGTACGGACCttcaaaaattatgtattGTCCTAAAAAACGCAGTCGCTGTTCCTGTACACGGAGAATCAACTCCTTACATCTTACCAACGTTGCCGGATATTGTTCTGACCCAGTTGCAAGATGGGGTTCTTCACTCCATGGAACTACTGCAAAAG GAAGTACTCAACGGAACAGACAATCTGAGAATGATGATTGGTTCGATATTCCTGCAGCTGTTAAGTTTTTCAAAGCTAGCTTGTCAAGCACCCACTTACGGAAAAATACCCACAAAGCATATATCCCAAGTCAGAGGAGTGTCC GCTGACTGGGTTACCATGAACTACGTACCCTTTGGGGAGAAGGCATTGTCAATGGTCGTAAGTCTCTATCAAAAAACTGCTCACGAGGAATCGGTAGTAGACGGAAAAGTGCTCGAGCACATAATAGAAGCTCTTCACGTTCCGTTATCCATGAAATACAATTGCCCATCACCTACAACTTGGAAACTAGCAGTCACCAGTCTCTTGGCTGTCCTACACACAGGTTTACCACTGGCAAGAACGTATCCTGAGCAGTTCTCCAGTATGTGGACAGAACTAGCGGATACTTTGgacgattttttattccctaagag cGTGATAACTACGGAACGTGGCGCCGAAGAAGTGCAAGCGGATGAAGCGGTTGATTGCCAAGTAATGGAACTACTGAGAGATGAAGTACTGCCGCACTCACAGCACGTACCTCATCAATTTATACTTCGAGTCGTCATGCTGCTAAATAAAGGTTCCATTCATTCAGCAACAACTACAAGTATTG AAAATAGTAACGAGATTAAATTGAGGGAAGAATTTGCAAAGACTTGTTTCGAGACGCTTCTTCAGTTTTCGTTGCTCGATGGCTTGAGCAACGAAATTGAAACGACAACGACTGAAGCCTCGGAATCTGACGAAGGAGGGGTCGCTGGCCGACTAGCTGTTACAGCCCTGCTTCACAGGTTTCAAGAAGTATTGCGTCGCTACATAGAAGATGAAAGACGCAGCGGAAAATGCCCTCTGCCAAG ATACAGATTGTCGGAGATATCCTTTGTATTAAAGGCTGTAGCGACTCTAGTTGTATCTTTGAAGAAAGCACCTGCTAACAAAG TTGACCGATCGGTTTGGGAGCAGTTAATAGGCTTGTATCCATACCTAGTCGAATGTACAGTGGCCACTGCCTCTGGCCAGGTTTCACGATCGCTGCGCGAAGCTCTCCTCCAGTATCACGATTTGCTCAGATCACCGACAAGTAGTTTACCAACTTCCAACGGCGTTTGA
- the LOC124183894 gene encoding protein MON2 homolog isoform X2 produces the protein MMVNTAVGGGQENVAKFLESLQSDLKVLSSETKKKYPQIRESCEEGISKLRTAANSPGTPIYYIVNQILYPLVQGCESRDVKIIKFCLGMMQRLITQQAVDTKGARYITDALWMLMESGTEEVKILQSVTLLLTSNTVVHGETLARNLVLCFRLHFTKDSTTINTAGATVRQLVSLVFERVVVEDEEFAGRAEPEDVNLEELKIPTNQAPKGLRPCAADAYLMFQDLVQLVNADQPYWLIGITEMTRTFGLELLESVLTNFSSVFFKHPEFSFLLKERVCALVIKLFSPNIKYRNSVPASVQQATPLDKPYFPISMRLLRVVSILVQKYHCLLVTECEIFLSLIVKFLDPDKPAWQRALALEVLHKMTVQADLLTSFCECYDLKPHATNIFQDIVNSLGAYVQSLFVNPQMMGQAGGGTGVPVAQGQPPALLAGMPVGPGVSPQPGFYSRGIWLPVVATFTSGQAKSTYLEMLDKIEPPQIPDGYGISIAYACLLDIIRSVALAIEGPREEGREQNRYKPTEIERKLHTQLIISSWCGLLAALSPLVDASTDESASENVLKAIQTFASLCGSLDLQTPRDAFITAICKASLPPHYALTVLYSAPQGIPSARPQDPVQYNPANISEPDYRQQVVAVGTPLPTASLPIGAQQGPVMLTAKNLQCMRALLSLAHCHGSILGSAWHLVLTTLQHLVWILGLKPSTGGSLKAGRTTADSNAVITTAVMADLPVLSAMLSRLFESSQYLDDVALHHLIDALCKLSHEAMELAYSNREPSLFAVAKLLETGLVNLPRVEVLWRPLTNHLLEVCQHPHIRMREWGVEAITYLVKAALQHKYPQPLRDNQKLQTLLLGPLSELSSVRHGDVRQRQLECVLQVLHGAGETLSHGWPLVLGIIGAVSNHHGEALVRIAFQCLQLVVTDFLPVMPWRCLPLCVDTAAKFGSQTQELNISLTAVGLMWNISDYFYQNQEKLCSSLQGDATSVFPDFPGTTNMPPFDKLWMCLYARLGDLCVDSRPAVRKSASQTLFSTISAHGGLLHQPTWQAVLWQVLFPLLDKVRSLSSSASSEKVDTSGNILIHHSRNTAQKQWAETQVLTLSGVARVFNTKRQLLQLLGDFPRAWSLLLEFIENSALSKNNEVSLAALKSFQEILYLQKGGDSEEAGRSSDSEALWLVAWRVWLSIGMESTTPPREGDTEPYVPSQAFLTALVHIFPAVFQHIRNKFTGTDLQKLCIVLKNAVAVPVHGESTPYILPTLPDIVLTQLQDGVLHSMELLQKEVLNGTDNLRMMIGSIFLQLLSFSKLACQAPTYGKIPTKHISQVRGVSADWVTMNYVPFGEKALSMVVSLYQKTAHEESVVDGKVLEHIIEALHVPLSMKYNCPSPTTWKLAVTSLLAVLHTGLPLARTYPEQFSSMWTELADTLDDFLFPKSVITTERGAEEVQADEAVDCQVMELLRDEVLPHSQHVPHQFILRVVMLLNKGSIHSATTTSIENSNEIKLREEFAKTCFETLLQFSLLDGLSNEIETTTTEASESDEGGVAGRLAVTALLHRFQEVLRRYIEDERRSGKCPLPRYRLSEISFVLKAVATLVVSLKKAPANKVDRSVWEQLIGLYPYLVECTVATASGQVSRSLREALLQYHDLLRSPTSSLPTSNGV, from the exons ATGATGGTAAATACAGCCGTCGGAGGCGGCCAGGAAAACGTTGCCAAATTCCTTGAGTCTTTGCAATCTGATTTAAAGGTTCTGTCATCggaaactaaaaaaaagtatccaCAGATTAGAGAG TCCTGCGAAGAAGGAATATCTAAGTTACGGACAGCTGCCAATAGTCCTGGAACACCGATATACTACATTGTCAATCAAATATTATATCCTTTGGTACAAGGATGCGAAAGTCGAGATGTAAAGATTATAAAG ttttgCTTAGGCATGATGCAAAGGCTCATAACACAGCAAGCGGTGGACACAAAAGGAGCCCGATACATTACAGATGCTCTATGGATGCTGATGGAATCTGGTACAGAGGAagtgaaaattcttcaaagtGTTACCCTGCTACTAACGAGTAACACTGTCGTTCACGGAGAGACTCTGGCCAGG aatttagTTCTCTGTTTTCGGCTTCATTTTACTAAAGATTCCACAACGATTAATACTGCCGGAGCGACTGTGAGGCAATTAGTATCGCTTGTATTTGAGCGTGTAGTAGTTGAAGATGAAGAGTTTGCCGGCCGTGCCGAACCAGAGGATGTTAATTtagaagaattaaaaatacctACAAATCAAGCACCCAAAGGTCTAAGACCATGCGCAGCAGATGCCTACCTCATGTTCCAG GACTTAGTACAGTTGGTAAATGCTGATCAACCTTATTGGCTGATAGGGATAACGGAAATGACCAGAACTTTTGGTCTGGAACTTCTAGAGTCTGTTTTAACAAACTTTTCATCAGTATTCTTCAAG CATCCAGAGTTCAGTTTCCTACTGAAAGAACGAGTATGTGCCTTGGTAATAAAACTGTTCTCCCCAAACATCAAATATCGGAACTCTGTGCCAGCATCGGTACAGCAAGCAACTCCACTGGACAAGCCATATTTTCCGATCAGCATGAGACTACTCCGAGTTGTTTCGATATTAGTTCAAAAATACCATTGTCTTTTG GTAACTGAATGTGAGATATTTTTGTCTCTGATCGTTAAATTCCTGGATCCTGACAAGCCTGCGTGGCAGCGTGCCTTGGCATTGGAAGTATTACACAAAATGACTGTTCAAGCCGATCTGCTAACAAGCTTTTGCGAATGCTACGACCTAAAACCTCACGCAACAAACATATTTCAAGACATAGTTAACAGTCTGGGAGCTTACGTGCAAAGTCTGTTCGTAAATCCCCAAATGATGGGACAAGCTGGAGGAG GTACTGGAGTACCTGTTGCTCAAGGACAACCACCTGCATTATTGGCTGGAATGCCTGTCGGTCCTGGCGTATCTCCACAGCCTGGTTTCTATTCTCGAGGGATATGGTTGCCTGTTGTTGCCACTTTCACCAGTGGTCAAGCTAAATCAACGTA TTTAGAAATGCTGGACAAGATTGAACCGCCCCAAATACCTGATGGCTATGGAATCAGCATTGCTTACGCTTGTTTGTTGGACATCATTCGGTCTGTGGCACTAGCTATCGAGGGTCCCCGTGAGGAAGGGAGAGAACAGAACCGCTATAAACCAACAGAAATTGAGCGCAAGTTGCACACTCAATTAATTATCTCGAGTTGGTGTGGTTTACTCGCAGCTCTCAGTCCATTGGTCGATGCCAG TACCGACGAGTCAGCCTCTGAAAATGTCCTTAAAGCCATACAGACTTTTGCCTCGCTCTGTGGCTCCCTTGATCTACAGACACCGAGGGATGCTTTCATTACGGCAATTTGCAAGGCCTCTTTACCACCCCATTATGCTTTGACTGTATTATACAGCGCTCCACAAGGAATACCGAGTGCCAGACCTCAGGATCCTGTACAATATAATCCGGCTAATATCAGCGAACCTGACTACAGGCAGCAAGTCGTAGCTGTTGGTACTCCGTTGCCGACTGCGTCGCTACCGATTG GGGCTCAGCAAGGACCAGTTATGCTGACGGCAAAAAATCTGCAGTGTATGCGGGCGCTACTGTCACTTGCTCACTGTCACGGCAGCATCCTGGGCAGTGCCTGGCATCTTGTGTTAACAACTTTGCAGCACCTTGTTTGGATCTTGGGTCTTAAGCCATCCACAGGAGGGTCTTTGAAGGCTGGTAGAACTACCGCTGATTCAAACGCAGTTATAACTACTGCTGTGATGGCGGATTTGCCTGTTCTTAGCGCTATGCTTAGTAGGCTTTTTGAGAGCAGTCAGTATCTTGATGACGTTGCATTACATCACTTAATCGATGCTTTATGCAAATTGAGCCACGAGGCTATGGAGCTGGCTTATTCTAATAGG GAACCGTCATTGTTCGCTGTAGCAAAACTGCTAGAAACTGGGCTTGTCAATTTACCACGTGTAGAGGTTCTTTGGAGGCCATTGACCAACCATCTTTTGGAAGTGTGTCAACATCCACACATTAGAATGCGAGAATGGGGAGTCGAGGCAATAACGTACCTCGTCAAAGCTGCCCTTCAACATAAATACCCCCAGCCACTCCGGGATAATCAG AAATTACAAACTCTGTTACTGGGACCATTGTCCGAGTTGTCATCGGTGCGTCACGGAGATGTGAGGCAGCGCCAGTTGGAATGTGTTCTACAAGTTTTACACGGAGCTGGAGAAACTTTGTCCCATGGATGGCCCTTAGTTCTTGGTATTATAGGAGCTGTTTCCAATCATCATGG GGAAGCTCTGGTTCGCATAGCTTTTCAATGCCTACAATTGGTGGTGACGGATTTTTTACCTGTAATGCCATGGAGATGCCTTCCGCTGTGCGTCGATACTGCTGCTAAATTTGGTTCGCAAACTCAGGAACTGAACATTTCCCTCACTGCAGTGGGACTCATG TGGAACATCAGCGATTACTTCTAccaaaatcaagaaaaattgTGCAGCTCTTTACAAGGCGATGCTACTTCCGTCTTTCCCGATTTTCCTGGTACCACAAATATGCCACCGTTTGACAAACTATGGATGTGTCTCTACGCGAGACTAG GAGATTTGTGCGTGGATTCAAGGCCTGCAGTTCGAAAATCTGCAAGccaaacattattttcaacaatatctGCGCACGGAGGATTGCTTCATCAACCAACCTGGCAAGCGGTGCTTTGGCAGGTGTTGTTCCCTTTGCTGGATAAAGTTAGAAGTTTATCCAGTTCTGCAAGTAGTGAAAAGGTCGATACCAGTGGAAATATTCTTATCCATCACAGCCGTAATACTGCTCAAAAGCAGTGGGCTGAAACCCAG GTCTTAACACTGAGCGGAGTGGCTCGAGTCTTCAACACAAAAAGGCAGCTGTTACAATTATTGGGAGACTTTCCGCGGGCATGGTCTCTGCTCTTAGAATTCATTGAAAACTCTGCATTgagtaaaaataacgaa GTCTCACTGGCAGCTCTAAAGTCTTTCCAAGAAATACTTTATCTTCAAAAAGGTGGAGATAGTGAGGAAGCTGGTCGATCTAGTGATTCGGAAGCATTGTGGTTGGTTGCATGGCGAGTTTGGCTTAGCATCGGTATGGAAAGTACGACACCACCGAGAGAAGGAGACACTGAACCCTACGTACCTTCGCAAGCCTTTTTGACGGCATTGGTTCATATTTTTCCAGCAGTATTTCAGCACATTAGAAATAA GTTTACGGGTACGGACCttcaaaaattatgtattGTCCTAAAAAACGCAGTCGCTGTTCCTGTACACGGAGAATCAACTCCTTACATCTTACCAACGTTGCCGGATATTGTTCTGACCCAGTTGCAAGATGGGGTTCTTCACTCCATGGAACTACTGCAAAAG GAAGTACTCAACGGAACAGACAATCTGAGAATGATGATTGGTTCGATATTCCTGCAGCTGTTAAGTTTTTCAAAGCTAGCTTGTCAAGCACCCACTTACGGAAAAATACCCACAAAGCATATATCCCAAGTCAGAGGAGTGTCC GCTGACTGGGTTACCATGAACTACGTACCCTTTGGGGAGAAGGCATTGTCAATGGTCGTAAGTCTCTATCAAAAAACTGCTCACGAGGAATCGGTAGTAGACGGAAAAGTGCTCGAGCACATAATAGAAGCTCTTCACGTTCCGTTATCCATGAAATACAATTGCCCATCACCTACAACTTGGAAACTAGCAGTCACCAGTCTCTTGGCTGTCCTACACACAGGTTTACCACTGGCAAGAACGTATCCTGAGCAGTTCTCCAGTATGTGGACAGAACTAGCGGATACTTTGgacgattttttattccctaagag cGTGATAACTACGGAACGTGGCGCCGAAGAAGTGCAAGCGGATGAAGCGGTTGATTGCCAAGTAATGGAACTACTGAGAGATGAAGTACTGCCGCACTCACAGCACGTACCTCATCAATTTATACTTCGAGTCGTCATGCTGCTAAATAAAGGTTCCATTCATTCAGCAACAACTACAAGTATTG AAAATAGTAACGAGATTAAATTGAGGGAAGAATTTGCAAAGACTTGTTTCGAGACGCTTCTTCAGTTTTCGTTGCTCGATGGCTTGAGCAACGAAATTGAAACGACAACGACTGAAGCCTCGGAATCTGACGAAGGAGGGGTCGCTGGCCGACTAGCTGTTACAGCCCTGCTTCACAGGTTTCAAGAAGTATTGCGTCGCTACATAGAAGATGAAAGACGCAGCGGAAAATGCCCTCTGCCAAG ATACAGATTGTCGGAGATATCCTTTGTATTAAAGGCTGTAGCGACTCTAGTTGTATCTTTGAAGAAAGCACCTGCTAACAAAG TTGACCGATCGGTTTGGGAGCAGTTAATAGGCTTGTATCCATACCTAGTCGAATGTACAGTGGCCACTGCCTCTGGCCAGGTTTCACGATCGCTGCGCGAAGCTCTCCTCCAGTATCACGATTTGCTCAGATCACCGACAAGTAGTTTACCAACTTCCAACGGCGTTTGA